In Fusarium oxysporum f. sp. lycopersici 4287 chromosome 6, whole genome shotgun sequence, a single window of DNA contains:
- a CDS encoding acetolactate synthase I/II/III large subunit, producing MSMQEADLIIALGGHFDDRVTGNTGQFAPGAKPAVLEDRGGIVHFEIMPTNISRVVRATQAVEGDVATNLQLLIPLAEERSMSDRKEWFHQINEWKRKWPLNDYERAGESGRMKSQEMVEQLSNLIQGRKANTLITNGVGQHQVWTA from the coding sequence ATGTCCATGCAGGAAGCGGACCTCATCATTGCTCTTGGGGGACACTTTGATGACCGTGTGACTGGTAATACAGGTCAATTTGCCCCAGGCGCGAAGCCAGCAGTGCTCGAAGACCGAGGAGGCATTGTTCATTTCGAAATAATGCCCACGAATATCAGCAGGGTAGTGCGAGCAACCCAGGCTGTTGAAGGCGACGTAGCCACAAATTTGCAACTCCTCATTCCTTTGGCCGAAGAGAGATCTATGTCCGATCGAAAAGAATGGTTCCATCAGATAAACGAGTGGAAGAGGAAATGGCCGCTTAACGACTACGAACGGGCTGGAGAATCTGGTCGCATGAAGTCACAGGAAATGGTTGAGCAACTCAGCAACCTGATACAAGGTAGAAAGGCGAATACGCTCATCACCAATGGTGTTGGGCAACATCAGGTATGGACTGCTTAA